The region GTAACGGCCCTGCTCGGCTATACCCAGCAGGCAAACCGCACGGAAAATAGCCAGGCGCAGGCTCGTAACTTCGTAAACGATAACCTGGGGTCGAGCAACCTGGGTTCCGGTTCGGTGCCGCTCACGCCCTCGTCGGGCATTGGCACCTGGGGGCTACAGTCCTATCTGGCCCGGATCAACTATGGCTATAAAGACAAATACCTGCTCACGGCTTCGTTCCGGAGCGATGGTTCGTCGCGCTTCGGGGCTAATAAGCAGTACGGCTATTTCCCGTCGGCGGCTTTGGCCTGGCGGGTGTCGGAAGAAGCGTTCCTGAAGAATAATCCGGTAATCAACGATCTCAAATTTCGGGTCACGTATGGCGCAACGGGTAACCAGGATGGGGTGGGCAACTACCCGGCCTACTCGCTGCTGGGTACCCAAAACTACGTGTTCGGCAACACCGTGTCGACGGGCTTGGGTCCCAATCAGATTGCCAACCCCGACCTGTCGTGGGAAACGACGACCCAGGCTGACATGGGTGTAGACGTTGGTCTGCTTAACAACCGCATCACCTTAACGGCCGATCTGTACCTGAAACGCACCAAAGACCTGCTGCTCAACGTAACTGTACCCAGCACATCCGGCTTTTCCAGTGCCTTCAAAAACCTTGGCAAAGTGGAGAACAAAGGGTTTGAACTCAGCATCTCCTCACGAAATATTGACGGCGCCTTCAAGTGGAACACCGACCTGAACTTTGCTCTCAACCGGAACAAAGTGCTCGACATTGGCGGGGCTCCGCAGATTTTTGCCGGTAGTGTAGCCAACATTGGTCAGGGGCTGAATTCGGGGATTATCCGGGTAGGGGAGCCGCTGGGGTCATTCTTCGGCTATGTTACGAACGGCCTTTACCAAACCACCGATGAATTGGCCGCCCTCACCGACCCGCAGGCCCGTAAACCCGGCGACCGCAAGTACCTCGACCTCAACGGCGATAAGAAAATTGACGACAACGACCGCACCATTATCGGTCGGGCACAACCCAAGTTCCTGGGTGGACTCAGCAACACCTTTTCCTACAAAGGCATTGAGCTGACGGCTTTTCTACAAGGTGTTTATGGGAATAACATCCTGAATGCCAATCGGTATGAACTCGAATACCTTAACGCCACCACCAATCAGGACCGCGATATGCTGAACCGCTGGACACCCACCAACACCAATACCGACATACCGAGGGCTTCAACCACTCGTCCGGCCAACCGCGTGTCGACCCGGCAGATCGAGGATGGGTCTTACCTCCGGCTGAAGAACGTTCAACTGGCCTACAACCTCCCCGCATCGGTGCTTAAAACGCTGAAGATTCAGTCGCTGCGGGTGTACGTGACGGCGCAGAACTACCTGACCTGGACCAGCTACTCGGGCTACGACCCGGAGGTAAACCGGTTCGGGCAGGACAGCCGTAGCCAGGGCTTCGATTATGCCAGCTACCCATCGGCCAAAACCATCCTGTTCGGCCTTAACGTAGGGTTCTAACTAATGTAGAATGTAGAATGTACTGCTTCCGTCAGGTAACAGAATGACCAGCCATTTTACATTCTACATTTTACATCAGCCATTATCTATCAGACTTCATATACATCTCTGAGCCATGAAAAAAAATATAGTTCTTCTTTGCCTGATTGGGGTGTTAACGTCCTGCGATGTGCTGGATCAGAAGCCCGAATCCAGTTTTACCCCGGCCAATTTTTACAAGAATGCCGACGACGCCAAAGCGGCCGTCAGCGCGGTGTACGATCCGTTGAACAGCACCAACCTATACGGACAGGTGATGTGGATTTTACAGGATCAGGCTACCGACGATGCCGAGTGGGGTAATGGCCGCTCGACCGCCAACCAGCCCAAGAACGACCTCGACAAATACACGTTCACGCCCGCTACCAATACCTTTCAGGCCATCTGGTCGACGGTGTATTCGGCCATCAACCGGGCCAACGCCGTGATTACCCGGGTGCCCAATATTCCGATGGATAATGATCTGAAAGCCCGCTACATTGCCGAAGCTAAATTCATGCGGGGCTTTTATTACTTTACCCTCGTGAGGTTGTTTGGCGGGGTGCCGATCATTACCGTTGAAACAACTTCGCTCAATGACCTGACCGTAGCGCGGGCATCGGCCGACGACGTGTATAAGCTCGTTGTTCAGGACTTCACCGATGCCGAAGCCGTGCTGCCCACAACCTACTCGACCGCCGACCGGGGCCGTGCTACTAAAGGCGCTGCCAAAGCCTTTCTGGCGAAAGTGTATTTGACTCGCCAGGACTGGCCGAAGGCGTCGGCAAAAGCTAAAGAGGTTATTGACCTGGGCGTTTATGACCTATGGGCCAACTTCGCCGATGCGTTTCTGATTGCCAATAAGAACGGGAAAGAAGGTGTTTTTGAGATACAGGCACTGAGTGGTGGTTTCGGCGAGGGGAGTCTGATGCAGGGTTACA is a window of Spirosoma linguale DSM 74 DNA encoding:
- a CDS encoding RagB/SusD domain protein (PFAM: RagB/SusD domain protein~KEGG: mxa:MXAN_4747 putative lipoprotein), with protein sequence MKKNIVLLCLIGVLTSCDVLDQKPESSFTPANFYKNADDAKAAVSAVYDPLNSTNLYGQVMWILQDQATDDAEWGNGRSTANQPKNDLDKYTFTPATNTFQAIWSTVYSAINRANAVITRVPNIPMDNDLKARYIAEAKFMRGFYYFTLVRLFGGVPIITVETTSLNDLTVARASADDVYKLVVQDFTDAEAVLPTTYSTADRGRATKGAAKAFLAKVYLTRQDWPKASAKAKEVIDLGVYDLWANFADAFLIANKNGKEGVFEIQALSGGFGEGSLMQGYMRPNFDRVNGVAGFGDDPATENLYRAYRADDKRRNVTLRLYSATSSPAAPASVLFPCYVYKYLDPTATGNGDGGNNYPIVRYADVLLMYAEALNEQTANNADAYATVNRIRNRAGLPNLTANLSQAQFRDSVLLERRLELAFEGHRWYDLARTKRLVSALKAQNPTIPVDEHHYLFPIPQTERDVNPKLDQNPGY